GGCCCTGGGCGGCATCGTCATCGGCGTGCTGGAAAACGTGTGCGACGGCGCGGCCAAGCAGTTCCTGGGCCTGGGCGGCTTCAAGGAAGTGGCGGCCTTCATCGTGCTGGTGATCATTCTGATGGTCAAGCCGTACGGCTTTTTCGGCACCAAGCAGATCGAGCGGGTGTAAGCCATGCAAGGCAAGTGCGGACTGTTTTTTGAATCCTACCGGGAGGAAAATGCGCTCCTGGTGGGCGGGTTCCAGAAGGCGCGGTTTGCGGCGCTGCTGGCGGTGCTGTGCGCCTGCCCCTTTGTGCTGAACAGCTATCATCTGTCCATTCTGATCCTCATCAACATCGCCGTGGTGGGGGCAGTGTCGCTCAACCTGCTCACGGGGATGTGCGGGCAGATTTCCCTGGGCCATGGCGCGTTCATCGGGGTGGGGGCATACGCCTGCGGGGCGCTCACCCTGCAGGGAGTGCCGTTCCTGGTGGCTCTGCCGGCGGCGGGATGCATTACCGCGGCCACGGGCATGCTCTTCGGCATCCCGTCCCTGCGGCTCAAGGGCATTTATCTGGCTATCGCCACCCTGGCAGCGCAACTGATCCTGCAATACATTTTCCTGCACTGGGACGCCGTGACCGGCGGCTCCACCGGTCTGGCCGTGGACCCGCCCAACATTGCCGGCCTGACGTTCGACACGGACGAAAAGATGTTCTACCTCTCCCTTGGGGTGGCGATTCTCATGCTGGTGGTGGCGACAAACCTGATGCGTTCCCGTCATGGTCGTGCCTTTGTGGCCATCCGGGACTTCTACCTTTCCGCGGAAATCGTGGGGGTGAACCTGTTTGCCTACAAGCTGATGGCCTTTGCCGTCAGCAGCTTCATGGCCGGCGTGGCCGGGGGGCTGTGGGGGCACTACCTGCAGTTTGTCACGCCGGAGCCTTTCGGGCTGGGCCTGTCCATCAGTTATCTGGCCATGTGCATCATCGGCGGGCTGGGGAGCATCCAGGGCGCTGTGTTTGGCGCTGTGTTCCTTACTCTGCTGCCGGAGGTGCTCACCTGGCTGTCGGATGTGGGCAGCAGCGTGTTTCCGGCGGCCTCGCTGTATCTGGTGGCGGCCAAGGAAGGGGTCTTCGGTCTGGTGCTGGTGCTGTTCCTGATTTTCGAGCCCGAAGGCTTGCAGCGGCGCTGGAGATTGTTCAAGGCGTGGTGCAAACTTTTTCCATTTGCGTATTGATCCAGGGAGAACGACGTATGCGGACACAGATTTTCGCGGCGGCAATGGCGTTGATGTTGCTCGTGGCCAGCCCGGCCATGGCCGAGACCATCAAGATCGGCGTGCTGTCAGACTTGTCCGGTCCCACGTCCAGCGTGGGCGTGCCGTACGCCAAGGGCGTGCAGGATTGCGTCAGGTACCTGAACGAAAGCAAGTTCCTGGGCGAGCACACCCTGCAGCCCCTGCAGGTGGACTATGCCTACAACGTCCAGCAGGCCCTCTCCGCCTACAAAAAGTTCAAGACCGAGGGCATCGTGGCCCTGCAGGGCTGGGGCACCGCAGACACCGAGGCCCTGACCCGGTTCGTGGCCCAGGACAAAATCCCCTGCTTCTCGGCCTCCTATTCCGCCCACCTCACGGATCCCAAAAACGCCCCGTACAATTTCTTTGTGGTGGCCGACTATACCTCCAACCTGCGCGGCATCCTCAAATTCTTCAAGGACAACTGGAAGGAAGAGCGCGCTCCCAAGCTGGCCTTCATCTACCCTGATCATCCTTACGGCCTCACCCCCCTGGAAGGCGGCAAGGCCTACGCCAAGGAACTGGGCTATGAGGTGGTGGGCGATGAACACGTGGACCTCAAAGCCATGGACGCCACCTCCCAGTTGCTGGCCCTGAAGTCCAAGGCTCCGGACTTCTGCTGGATTGGCGGCACCACCCCCTCCACCTCCGTGGTGCTCAAGGACGCCCAGAAGCTGAAGATGGACACCATCTTCTTCACCAACATCTGGGGCATCGACGAAGACCTCTTCAAACTCGCTGGTGATGCCGCCGAAGGCGCCTACACCGTGCAGGGTGCGTCCACCGGCTATGACGACACCGCCGGCAACAAGATCATCCTGGAACTCACCGGCGGCCAGATCCCTATGACGCACTATTACCGTGGCTTCGCCTCCACCTACGTCATGGCCGAGGCCATCCGCCGCGCCCTGGAAAAGGGGACGCTGACCGGGGAGGCCGTGAAAAACGAGACCGAGGCCCTGCGCGACTTTGATCCCCTGGGGCTGACCCCGCCCGTGTCCTTCTTCCCGGACGATCATCGTCCCACCATGACCTCCTTCATCTACAAGGTCGAAGGCGGCAAGCTGGTGAAGGTGGGCACCGAAGTGCTGGAACGCAAAGCCGAATGGCTGGGCAAGTAGTAACTGCTTTGCAGGATTGCAGAAGGAGTCGGATTGTGGACATGCTGCGCGTGGAAAACCTGGAGGTGGTCTACAACGAGGTGGTCCTCGTGCTCAAGGGCCTCTCCCTCACGGCTGCCGCCGGGAAGATCACCGCCCTGCTGGGGGCCAACGGTGCCGGCAAGTCCACCACCCTGAAGGCCATTTCCGGCCTGCTGGCCGGCGAAAACGGCGAGATTACGGAAGGGGCGGTCCTGCTGGAGGATCGCCCCGTGCATGGCCTGCCGCCGGACAAGATCGTCCGTTCGGGCATTTTTCAGGTCATGGAAGGACGGCGGGTGTTCGAGGACCTGACCGTGGAGGAGAACCTGCGCTGCGGGGCCTTCACCCGGCCGCGGGCGGAGCTGGCTCCCTCCCTGGAACGGGTCTATGACTATTTTCCCCGCCTGGCCGAGCGCAAGAAGCAGTTGGCCGGCTTCATGAGCGGCGGCGAACAGCAGATGCTGGCCATCGGCCGCGCCATGATGGCCCGGCCCAAGCTGCTGTTGCTGGATGAACCCTCCCTGGGCCTGGCCCCGCTGCTGGTGGAAGACATCTTCACCATCATTAAACGACTCAACGCCGACGAGGGTGTGAGCATTCTGCTTGTGGAGCAAAATGCCCGCGCTGCCCTGAATATCGCCTCCCATGGCTACATCATGGAAAATGGCCGCATCGTGCTGGAAGGCGAGGCCCAGGCCCTGCTGCAAAATCCGGACGTGCAGGAATTTTACCTGGGCATGAGCCATGGCGGCGAGAAGAAGCGCTACAAGGACGTCAAGCATTACCGCCGCCGCAAGCGCTGGCTGGGCTAGGGCATTTTAATTTTGGAAAAGGACATTGCGAGAGGGGAAGAACCTTTCTCCAGAAAGGGTTTCCCCCGAGAGTTCTTTTCAAACACAACATGCTCTAGGCTTTTCCTCGTCAAGTTCCCGAATCGTCATGGCACCCCCTTCGTAACGACTTGACCGCGCGCCCGCAGGCTGGCATCACCGTGTTGTCTTCCGGCGTGTCCTGGCAGCCACTGCGGCGCAGCGTCGGATTCTCGACTTTTGCGCGGAGATCGTATGGCTGATTCGTCTGTCAAAAAAGGCATCTACTCCAGCACCCACAGCACCCCGCTCATTGCGGGGATGACGCGTCGTGCCGCCAAGGTCAAGCGGTTCTGGGCCGTGCAAACGGAAGATGACGGCAGCTTCAGCATCCAGCCGTTGAACCAGAACCTCATTCCCACCGGGCAAAAGCGTCCGATCACCACGACGGAGCTGAGCGCCCGCTTCACGTTCGAGCCGGATTATTTTGTGGAGCAGGGCACCAAAGCCCTGTGGCGTCCTGGCCCGGAAGGGCAGCCCTCCGCACCCGCTGCAGACCCGGCAGACACGTCCCTGCTCCCGCTGCAG
This sequence is a window from Megalodesulfovibrio gigas DSM 1382 = ATCC 19364. Protein-coding genes within it:
- a CDS encoding branched-chain amino acid ABC transporter permease, whose amino-acid sequence is MQGKCGLFFESYREENALLVGGFQKARFAALLAVLCACPFVLNSYHLSILILINIAVVGAVSLNLLTGMCGQISLGHGAFIGVGAYACGALTLQGVPFLVALPAAGCITAATGMLFGIPSLRLKGIYLAIATLAAQLILQYIFLHWDAVTGGSTGLAVDPPNIAGLTFDTDEKMFYLSLGVAILMLVVATNLMRSRHGRAFVAIRDFYLSAEIVGVNLFAYKLMAFAVSSFMAGVAGGLWGHYLQFVTPEPFGLGLSISYLAMCIIGGLGSIQGAVFGAVFLTLLPEVLTWLSDVGSSVFPAASLYLVAAKEGVFGLVLVLFLIFEPEGLQRRWRLFKAWCKLFPFAY
- a CDS encoding ABC transporter substrate-binding protein; amino-acid sequence: MRTQIFAAAMALMLLVASPAMAETIKIGVLSDLSGPTSSVGVPYAKGVQDCVRYLNESKFLGEHTLQPLQVDYAYNVQQALSAYKKFKTEGIVALQGWGTADTEALTRFVAQDKIPCFSASYSAHLTDPKNAPYNFFVVADYTSNLRGILKFFKDNWKEERAPKLAFIYPDHPYGLTPLEGGKAYAKELGYEVVGDEHVDLKAMDATSQLLALKSKAPDFCWIGGTTPSTSVVLKDAQKLKMDTIFFTNIWGIDEDLFKLAGDAAEGAYTVQGASTGYDDTAGNKIILELTGGQIPMTHYYRGFASTYVMAEAIRRALEKGTLTGEAVKNETEALRDFDPLGLTPPVSFFPDDHRPTMTSFIYKVEGGKLVKVGTEVLERKAEWLGK
- a CDS encoding ABC transporter ATP-binding protein, whose product is MLRVENLEVVYNEVVLVLKGLSLTAAAGKITALLGANGAGKSTTLKAISGLLAGENGEITEGAVLLEDRPVHGLPPDKIVRSGIFQVMEGRRVFEDLTVEENLRCGAFTRPRAELAPSLERVYDYFPRLAERKKQLAGFMSGGEQQMLAIGRAMMARPKLLLLDEPSLGLAPLLVEDIFTIIKRLNADEGVSILLVEQNARAALNIASHGYIMENGRIVLEGEAQALLQNPDVQEFYLGMSHGGEKKRYKDVKHYRRRKRWLG